From the genome of Flavobacterium ovatum, one region includes:
- a CDS encoding M1 family metallopeptidase produces MKNALIFHCFLFFFANSIFAQINHLNSENKFTIDDSLRGSITNERAWWDVKKYNLNLKTNLKDSSIVGSNEITYLVLNESTVMQIDLQAPLKITKIIQDGNSLNFNKNGNAFFVNLEKFQKKGDLNVITVFYQGKPRSAIRAPWDGGIVWDKDANGNPFIASSCQGIGASVWWPNKDHLYDEVDGMDISINVSSGLVAVSNGRLKNKEVLSDGTTTYNWSVVNPINNYGVNFNVGDYVSFSEKYQGEKGNLDCTYYVLKPNLEKAKIQFKDVGRMLKAFEYWFGPYPFYEDGYKLVETPFLGMEHQSDISYGNGFKNGYQGSDLSRTGWGMKFDFIIIHESGHEWFGNSITNQDRADMWIHESFTSYSESLFVEYYYGKEAGFEYVRGTRRNVLNDKPIIGNYNVNNQGSGDMYFKGANMLHTLRQIVDNDTKWRQVLRGLNSKFHHQTVTTKQIEDYLSKSVGIDLTPILNQYLRDIRIPTLEYKIIKNKLQFRWANCVSGFNMPVKVLIGAEMLWIKPNQDWKCKSISSETTKIRIDNNFYIIENQIRK; encoded by the coding sequence ATGAAGAATGCTTTGATTTTTCATTGTTTCTTATTCTTTTTTGCAAATTCTATTTTTGCACAAATCAATCATTTAAATAGTGAAAATAAATTCACGATTGACGATAGTTTGCGGGGAAGTATTACTAACGAAAGAGCCTGGTGGGATGTAAAAAAATACAATCTTAATTTAAAAACAAACCTAAAAGACAGTTCGATTGTTGGTTCAAATGAGATTACTTATTTAGTTTTAAATGAGTCTACTGTCATGCAAATTGATTTGCAAGCTCCATTAAAAATAACTAAAATAATTCAAGATGGTAACTCTTTAAATTTCAATAAAAACGGAAATGCCTTTTTTGTGAATTTAGAGAAATTTCAAAAAAAAGGAGATCTAAATGTAATCACAGTTTTTTATCAAGGCAAACCTAGATCAGCTATTCGCGCACCTTGGGATGGAGGAATAGTTTGGGATAAGGATGCTAATGGTAATCCTTTTATAGCTTCTTCTTGTCAAGGAATAGGAGCGAGCGTTTGGTGGCCAAATAAAGATCATTTGTACGATGAAGTCGACGGCATGGATATTAGTATCAATGTTTCTTCAGGTTTAGTTGCTGTTTCCAATGGGAGATTAAAAAACAAGGAAGTGTTAAGTGACGGTACAACAACTTATAATTGGTCGGTTGTGAATCCTATTAATAATTACGGGGTTAATTTTAACGTAGGGGATTATGTTTCTTTTTCTGAAAAATATCAAGGAGAGAAAGGTAATTTAGATTGTACTTATTATGTGTTGAAACCAAATTTAGAGAAAGCTAAAATTCAATTCAAAGATGTTGGTAGGATGTTGAAAGCTTTTGAATATTGGTTTGGACCCTATCCATTTTATGAAGACGGGTATAAATTGGTAGAAACGCCCTTTTTAGGAATGGAACATCAAAGTGATATTAGTTATGGTAATGGTTTTAAAAATGGTTATCAAGGTTCCGATTTAAGTAGAACAGGCTGGGGGATGAAATTTGACTTTATTATTATTCATGAGTCTGGGCACGAGTGGTTTGGGAATAGTATCACAAACCAAGATAGAGCAGATATGTGGATTCATGAAAGTTTTACGAGCTACTCGGAAAGTCTGTTCGTAGAATATTACTACGGAAAAGAGGCTGGTTTTGAATACGTAAGAGGTACTCGACGTAATGTTTTAAATGATAAGCCTATCATTGGTAATTATAATGTAAATAATCAAGGTTCCGGTGATATGTATTTTAAAGGTGCCAATATGTTGCATACACTTAGGCAAATTGTGGATAATGATACTAAATGGAGGCAAGTTTTACGAGGTTTAAATTCTAAATTTCACCACCAAACAGTTACCACCAAACAAATTGAGGATTATCTCTCTAAATCTGTTGGCATTGATTTAACTCCAATTTTAAATCAATATTTAAGAGATATTAGAATACCAACTTTAGAATATAAAATCATAAAAAACAAACTTCAATTCCGATGGGCTAATTGTGTTTCCGGTTTCAATATGCCGGTAAAAGTTCTTATTGGTGCTGAAATGTTGTGGATCAAGCCAAATCAGGATTGGAAATGTAAGTCAATTTCTTCAGAAACTACTAAAATTAGAATTGATAACAATTTTTATATAATCGAAAATCAAATTAGAAAGTAA
- a CDS encoding DUF4240 domain-containing protein: MKNTTTLLFAFLSLGMATLAQSSAKAKEVLIKTNVSNEIIPVVVFDSIHFEKSSEMLDEDQYWGIIDKTIIANLSQADQEIFLTNELEKLTPKEIIGFRLRTDKLLFDTYKSNLWCAAYIMNGGSTDGGFDYFRCWVISQGKEVFYNAVANPDSLISQVKEGKDTYEFEGFWFVAMNAFLNKTDHEIYNFIDYKTFVTNDEHYPFLTFNWSVDEPKTMGNICPLLFEKLWKN, encoded by the coding sequence ATGAAAAATACAACCACACTTTTATTTGCTTTTCTATCTTTAGGTATGGCTACTTTGGCACAGAGCAGCGCTAAGGCTAAAGAAGTATTGATAAAAACGAATGTTTCAAACGAAATTATTCCAGTTGTTGTTTTTGATTCGATTCATTTTGAAAAATCTTCCGAAATGCTTGACGAAGATCAGTATTGGGGGATTATTGATAAAACTATTATTGCTAATTTAAGCCAAGCAGATCAAGAAATATTTTTAACGAATGAGTTAGAAAAATTGACTCCAAAAGAGATTATAGGTTTTCGTTTAAGAACGGATAAATTACTTTTTGACACCTATAAATCCAATTTGTGGTGTGCTGCATATATCATGAATGGCGGAAGCACAGATGGCGGTTTTGACTATTTCAGATGTTGGGTTATTTCTCAAGGGAAAGAAGTTTTTTACAATGCAGTAGCTAACCCTGATAGTTTAATTAGTCAAGTAAAAGAAGGTAAAGATACTTATGAATTTGAAGGTTTTTGGTTTGTTGCTATGAATGCTTTTTTAAATAAAACAGATCACGAAATTTATAATTTTATTGATTACAAAACATTTGTAACTAATGATGAACATTATCCATTTTTGACCTTTAATTGGAGTGTTGACGAACCGAAGACAATGGGAAATATTTGTCCACTCTTGTTTGAAAAATTATGGAAAAATTAA
- a CDS encoding TIM barrel protein, whose translation MRRPTNRRSVLKSILAGTLTLGISNRFFALSAENNLNNETVSPLKGNINHSVARWCFKDIELETLCIEVKKMGIRGIDLVGPKDWPLLQKYGITSTMCNGAEINLLDGFNDTQFHEILIINYTEMIPLVAKAGYKNLICFSGKRRGKTDEEGWNNCVIGLQKLIPLAEKHNVTLVMELLNSKIDHKDNQCDKTSWGVELAKRIKSENFKLLYDIYHMQIDEGDVIRTIKENHQYISHYHTAGVPGRHEIDDSQELNYPAIMKAIAETGFKGYVGQEFLAKNPDKLKSLKEAITICDI comes from the coding sequence ATGAGAAGACCAACAAATCGACGATCTGTACTCAAAAGTATCTTAGCAGGAACACTTACTCTTGGGATCTCTAATCGCTTTTTCGCCCTTTCAGCAGAAAATAATCTTAATAATGAAACAGTAAGTCCTCTAAAAGGAAATATCAATCATTCGGTTGCTCGTTGGTGCTTTAAAGATATTGAATTAGAAACACTATGTATTGAAGTAAAAAAAATGGGAATTAGGGGTATTGATTTAGTTGGACCAAAAGACTGGCCTCTATTACAAAAATACGGAATCACTTCTACAATGTGTAATGGTGCCGAAATCAATTTACTTGACGGTTTTAATGATACACAATTTCATGAAATACTTATCATTAATTATACAGAAATGATTCCTTTAGTAGCGAAGGCGGGGTATAAAAATCTAATTTGTTTTAGTGGTAAACGAAGAGGTAAAACAGACGAAGAAGGATGGAATAATTGTGTTATTGGATTGCAAAAATTAATTCCTTTAGCCGAAAAACACAATGTTACATTGGTAATGGAACTATTAAACAGCAAAATTGACCATAAAGACAATCAGTGTGACAAAACCTCGTGGGGTGTTGAATTAGCCAAACGTATAAAATCAGAAAATTTCAAATTACTTTACGATATATATCACATGCAAATTGATGAAGGTGATGTTATTCGAACAATTAAAGAAAACCATCAATACATTTCACATTATCATACTGCGGGGGTACCTGGACGCCATGAAATTGACGATTCGCAAGAATTAAATTACCCTGCAATCATGAAAGCAATAGCCGAAACTGGCTTCAAAGGATACGTGGGACAAGAATTCTTAGCTAAAAATCCAGACAAATTAAAATCTTTAAAAGAAGCAATAACTATTTGTGATATTTAA